In a single window of the Oncorhynchus keta strain PuntledgeMale-10-30-2019 unplaced genomic scaffold, Oket_V2 Un_contig_1510_pilon_pilon, whole genome shotgun sequence genome:
- the LOC118370533 gene encoding zinc finger protein 558-like isoform X17, protein MASVKLEDCSPTMELNIDIKDEEEEEKIGGSVSHGMRLVTSTVRTNPACLSPSTLSPNLQSLGPDSDSGAQFALQDPEMTSVKLEDCSQTLELNVNIKDEEEEEKIGKSVSHGRLELSLKPVTSTVRTNPSCLSPSTLSPNLQSLGPDCDSGAQFALQDPEMASVKLEDCSQILELNVNIKDEEEEDEIGKSVSHGTARRGLATPLGDHVETFSTSREKQQEDHRAKRSHHCPHCEENFPFLSKLKIHLKIHTGENPYSCTDCGKSFTTSRALTVHQRVHPGEKPYSCSDCGKIFSCPGHLKRHEHIHTGVKPYSCSDCVKCYTTSSELKLHQRVHTGEKPYSCYDCGKRFSRQGFLKAHELIHTGVKPYSCSDCGKIFSQLGHLKRHERIHTGVKPYSCSDCVKCFTTSTEQKVHHRTHTGEKPYSCSDCVKCFTTSTDLKVHQRTHTGEKPYFCSDCGKSFSQSCHLKRHQGKHKGEKLYH, encoded by the exons atggcatcagtgaagctggaagactgcagtccAACAATGGAGCTGAATATTGacattaaagatgaagaagaggaggagaagattgggGGATCTGTTAGTCATG GTATGAGGCTGGTAACATCAACAGTGAGGAcaaacccagcctgcctctctccttccacactgagtccaaacctacagtcactgggtcctgataGTGACAGTGGGGCCCAGTTTGcactgcaggatccagagatgacatcagtgaagctggaagactgcagtcaaacactggagctgaatgtcaacattaaagatgaagaagaggaggagaagattgggAAGTCTGTTAGTCATG GACGACTAGAATTAAGTCTGAAGCCGGTAACATCCACAGTGAGGACAAACCcatcctgcctctctccttccacactgagtccaaacctacagtcactgggtcctgattgtgacagtggagcccagtttgcgctgcaggatccagagatggcatcagtgaagctggaagactgcagtcaaatactggagctgaatgtcaacattaaagatgaagaagaggaggatgagattGGGAAATCTGTTTCTCATG gtacagccagaagaggactggccacccctctgg gagaccaTGTTGAGACATTCTCTACATCCAGAGAGAAACAGCAGGAAGATCACAGAGCTAAGAGGTCTCACCACTGCCCACATTGTGAGGAGAATTTCCCATTTCTATCAAAGCTAAAAATACACCtaaaaatacacacaggagagaatccGTATTCCTgtactgactgtgggaagagtttcacaACATCAAGGGCTCtgacagttcatcagagagtgcaccctggagagaagccttactcctgctctgactgtgggaagattTTCTCTTGTCCGGGCCACTTAAAAAGACATGAACATATACATACAGGagtgaagccttactcctgctctgactgtgtaaAATGCTACACAACATCATCTGAGCTAAAACTTCATCAGAGAgtgcacactggagagaagccttactcctgctatGACTGTGGGAAGCGTTTCTCTCGACAGGGTTTTTTAAAAGCACATGAACTTATACATACAGGAGTGAAGCCTtattcctgctctgactgtgggaagattTTCTCTCAACTGGGCCACTTAAAAAGacatgaacgtatacatacaggggtgaagccttactcctgctctgactgtgtaaAATGCTTCACAACATCAACTGAGCAAAAAGTAcaccacagaacacacacaggagagaagccttactcctgctctgactgtgtaaAATGCTTCACAACATCAACTGACCTAAAAGtccatcagagaacacacacaggcgagaagccttacttctgctctgactgtggaaagagtttctctcAATCGTGCCACTTAAAAAGACACCAAGGTAAACATAAAGGAGAGAAGCTTTACCACTGA